Proteins found in one Arachis stenosperma cultivar V10309 chromosome 8, arast.V10309.gnm1.PFL2, whole genome shotgun sequence genomic segment:
- the LOC130944477 gene encoding amino acid permease 3, translating to MVEKVVATATPTAKNHHQSFDLSIDMHQQGGSKLFDDDGRLKRSGTMWTASAHIITAVIGSGVLSLAWAIAQLGWIAGPAVMILFSLVTYYTSSLLAACYRSGDPVTGKRNYTYMDAVHANLGGLKVKLCGLVQYTNLFGVAIGYTIASAKSMGAVRKSICVHASRGRNPCHTNGNVYTIAFGIAELFLSQIPDFDQLWWLSILAAVMSFTYSTIGLGLGVVKVIENKVIKGSLTGVTVGPSVTETEKVWNTFEALGDIAFAYSYSMILIEIQDTIKSPPSEAKTMKKATFISVAVTTFFYMLCGCFGYAAFGDKAPGNLLTDAGFSNPFWLLDIANIAIVIHLVGAYQVYCQPLFAFIEKYASKKFPDSDFINKDSEICVPGCSKPYKLNLFRLTWRTGFVILTTLISMLLPFFNNIVGLLGALGFWPLTVYFPVQMYIIQKRIPKWSTKWVCLQVLSLACLVISLAAAAGSIAGIVDQLHDIKLFGSEY from the exons ATGGTTGAGAAGGTTGTCGCCACCGCCACCCCCACcgccaagaaccaccaccaatCATTTGATCTCTCCATTGACATGCATCAACAAGGAGGCTCCAAGTTGTTCGACGACGATGGCCGCCTCAAAAGATCCG GTACGATGTGGACGGCGAGCGCCCACATAATAACAGCTGTGATAGGGTCAGGGGTGTTGTCCCTGGCTTGGGCCATAGCTCAGCTCGGATGGATCGCCGGACCGGCCGTCATGATTTTGTTCTCCTTGGTCACTTACTATACCTCTTCACTCCTCGCCGCTTGTTACCGTTCCGGCGACCCTGTCACCGGAAAAAGAAACTACACTTACATGGATGCTGTTCATGCAAACCttg GTGGCTTGAAGGTCAAGCTTTGTGGGCTAGTTCAGTATACTAACCTTTTTGGAGTAGCCATTGGTTACACCATAGCTTCTGCTAAGAGCATGGG GGCTGTAAGAAAATCTATCTGTGTTCATGCAAGCAGAGGAAGGAATCCATGCCATACCAATGGCAATGTTTACACAATTGCATTTGGAATAGCTGAACTTTTTCTCTCTCAAATCCCAGATTTTGATCAGTTATGGTGGCTTTCAATTCTAGCTGCTGTTATGTCCTTCACATACTCAACAATTGGTCTTGGCCTTGGAGTTGTTAAAGTTATAG AAAACAAAGTGATTAAGGGAAGCCTAACAGGGGTGACAGTTGGTCCTTCTGTCActgaaactgaaaaagtttggAACACCTTTGAAGCTCTTGGTGACATAGCCTTTGCCTACTCATACTCCATGATTCTTATTGAAATTCAG GACACAATAAAATCCCCACCATCAGAGGCAAAAACAATGAAGAAAGCAACATTCATCAGTGTGGCAGTAACCACCTTCTTCTACATGCTATGTGGGTGCTTCGGCTACGCGGCATTCGGGGACAAGGCCCCCGGAAACCTGCTAACCGACGCCGGATTCTCGAACCCTTTCTGGCTGCTAGACATAGCCAACATTGCCATAGTAATCCACCTTGTAGGAGCATACCAAGTGTATTGCCAACCCCTCTTCGCCTTCATCGAAAAGTATGCAAGCAAGAAGTTCCCAGACAGTGATTTCATTAACAAAGACAGCGAGATCTGTGTCCCAGGTTGTTCCAAACCATACAAGCTCAATCTCTTCAGGCTAACATGGAGAACAGGATTTGTGATCTTAACAACTTTGATATCCATGTTGCTTCCTTTCTTCAACAACATTGTTGGACTTCTTGGTGCTCTTGGATTCTGGCCTCTAACGGTTTATTTTCCGGTTCAAATGTATATTATTCAGAAGAGAATACCGAAATGGAGCACCAAATGGGTGTGTCTTCAAGTTCTTAGTCTTGCATGCCTTGTCATTTCTCTTGCTGCTGCTGCTGGATCCATTGCTGGGATTGTTGATCAGCTTCATGATATTAAGTTGTTTGGTTCTGAATATTGA
- the LOC130946590 gene encoding uncharacterized protein LOC130946590: MPPPFDSISKIHPPREAWRLKVRVLRTWIVPSFGNHDVANSMEIVLVDGDSNKIQATIKKQLINRFKESIIEGQTYRMSYFSVVPNQGNYRAAEHEFKLVFLNRTTVIPVPDDGIPKTCFSFCPFDELLNMTEDYVYLVDVIGLLTSVGEEKEYVKDAKVMKMIVLELSSKELTIRCALFGEYVDEVHRFLGSGYMEQPVVVIQLAKVKFFRGQVGLQNVMHATRLFFNPDLSEVVDFKNSMIDQGINGTQPLFIANEGKVVSLEDDFMRLTRRCTIDELHDNNEEGSFVVFGFVRSIVDEGPWWYSACVCGKSIQPQGGAYYCDFCQHYVTNVTPRYRIKIAVEDDNGHGVFVLFDREAAYLLKKSCADLFGEVQKDASVVCGDSYPVMFQQLVRKKLLLKIDTKNVGADKYFGTFRVRRVCDDAAIISMFELPNYDADDECTPLKGGKLGKIPSSEDEHIVDKREPCEVLDEGITADGNCSNMKTVCTPLIDFLGEKGAEVTGLDDISTDIDIVKEAGKRVDDSVLVDGECSLEIESLLNSPPMETTGVLSAVLDGSPVHVIKKEAVSNPPRGRKVKRNLKKAFDDVAHEELGPTSKVLKNRDV; encoded by the exons ATGCCTCCTCCATTTGATTCTATCTCTAAGATCCACCCTCCAAGGGAGGCATGGAGACTTAAAGTTAGGGTACTAAGAACTTGGATTGTTCCTTCTTTTGGAAATCATGATGTTGCAAATTCAATGGAAATTGTTCTTGTTGATGGAGAT TCTAACAAAATACAAGCAACTATTAAGAAGCAGCTCATAAATAGGTTTAAAGAGAGTATTATTGAGGGTCAAACATACCGAATGTCATATTTTAGTGTTGTTCCAAACCAGGGCAATTATAGGGCAGCAGAACATGAGTTTAAGTTGGTTTTCCTTAACCGTACAACTGTTATTCCTGTCCCTGACGATGGTATCCCAAAGACATGTTTCAGTTTCTGTCCGTTTGATGAGCTCTTGAATATGACTGAAGATTATGTTTACTTAGTTG atgtTATTGGTTTGCTAACTTCTgttggtgaagagaaagagtaTGTGAAAGATGCGAAAGTGATGAAGATGATCGTTCTTGAGTTATCTTCAAAAGA gttGACAATACGTTGTGCTTTGTTTGGGGAGTATGTGGATGAAGTGCATCGTTTCTTAGGTTCTGGCTATATGGAGCAGCCAGTTGTTGTGATCCAACTTGCCAAAGTTAAATTTTTTAGGG GACAAGTTGGTCTCCAAAATGTTATGCATGCTACTCGGCTGTTCTTTAATCCAGATTTGTCTGAAGTAGTTGATTTCAAAAACAG TATGATTGACCAAGGTATCAATGGAACACAGCCATTGTTTATTGCTAATGAGGGCAAGGTTGTTTCATTGGAAGATGATTTTATGCGGCTTACTAGAAGGTGCACTATTGACGAACTTCATGATAACAACGAG GAGGGGTCTTTTGTGGTTTTTGGTTTTGTGAGATCTATTGTGGACGAGGGACCATGGTGGTATTCAGCTTGTGTTTGTGGGAAGTCAATTCAACCTCAAGGTGGTGCATATTATTGTGATTTTTGTCAGCACTATGTTACCAATGTGACTCCCAG ATATAGGATCAAAATAGCTGTTGAGGATGATAATGGACATGGTGTATTTGTGTTATTCGATCGTGAGGCTGCTTACTTGTTGAAAAAATCATGTGCTGATCTGTTTGGAGAAGTTCAAAAAGATGCAAGT GTTGTTTGTGGAGATAGTTATCCTGTGATGTTCCAACAATTGGTGAGAAAAAAATTGCTCCTTAAGATAGATACCAAGAATGTTGGTGCGGACAAGTATTTTGGAACTTTCCGTGTGAGAAGAGTTTGTGATGATGCTGCTATTATTTCCATGTTTGAGTTGCCTAACTATGATGCGGATGATGAGTGTACTCCATTGAAG GGTGGTAAGCTCGGAAAGATCCCTTCAAGCGAGGATGAACATATTGTTGACAAGAGGGAGCCCTGTGAGGTGCTTGATGAGGGTATCACTGCTGATGGGAATTGTTCAAATATGAAGACAGTCTGCACGCCTTTGATTGACTTTCTGGGTGAAAAGGGTGCTGAAGTTACTGGATTGGATGATATAAGTACTGATATTGATATTGTAAAAGAGGCAGGGAAAAGAGTTGATGATAGTGTACTTGTTGATGGGGAGTGCAGTCTGGAAATTGAGAGCCTCTTGAATTCTCCGCCCATGGAAACTACG GGTGTACTTTCTGCTGTTCTTGATGGATCCCCTGTTCATGTGATCAAGAAAGAGGCTGTTTCCAATCCTCCCAGGGGTAGAAAAGTTAAGAGAAATCTGAAAAAAGCCTTTGATGATGTTGCCCATGAGGAGCTTGGCCCAACTTCCAAGGTTCTCAAGAACCGTGATGTTTGA